In Candidatus Roseilinea sp., one DNA window encodes the following:
- a CDS encoding cyclic nucleotide-binding protein, whose protein sequence is MLREADLKRVTPALPFLARASAELVRDFLREASIRTIPAGVQIFAEGDECSAIAVLLSGVVRVFKIGETGREITLYRFDRGESCILTANCILGNRHFPAIAVVERDAEAVVIAATTFRDWVNRYQPWRDYVFELLSRRLASVMAVVDEVAFRRMDARIADFLARRLSPSSPSLRITHQEIAAELGTSREVVSRILEDFSAGRLIETGRGTIALLDHAGLLRRARAI, encoded by the coding sequence ATGCTGCGAGAAGCCGACCTGAAGCGCGTGACGCCGGCGCTGCCGTTTCTGGCCCGTGCGTCGGCTGAACTCGTCCGCGACTTTTTGCGCGAGGCGAGCATTCGCACTATTCCCGCCGGTGTGCAAATCTTCGCCGAAGGCGACGAATGCAGCGCGATTGCCGTCCTGCTCAGCGGCGTGGTGCGCGTGTTCAAGATCGGCGAGACCGGCCGCGAGATCACGCTCTACCGCTTCGACCGGGGCGAGAGCTGCATCCTTACCGCCAACTGCATCTTGGGCAATCGCCACTTTCCTGCCATCGCCGTGGTGGAGCGCGATGCCGAGGCAGTCGTGATCGCGGCGACGACATTTCGCGACTGGGTCAATCGCTATCAGCCATGGCGCGACTACGTGTTCGAGCTGCTCTCGCGACGGCTGGCCAGCGTCATGGCGGTGGTAGACGAAGTGGCCTTCCGGCGGATGGATGCGCGCATCGCCGACTTCCTGGCCCGCCGGCTCAGCCCGTCGTCTCCCAGTCTGCGCATCACCCATCAGGAGATCGCAGCGGAGCTGGGCACCTCGCGCGAGGTCGTCAGCCGCATCCTGGAGGACTTTAGTGCCGGACGATTGATCGAGACCGGTCGCGGGACAATCGCGCTGCTGGATCACGCCGGTCTCCTCCGTCGCGCACGGGCTATATGA
- a CDS encoding membrane protein, translating to MKKNMGNLDRGIRIVVALVIAVLIATGTVSGVLAIVLGVLAAVFALTSLIGFCPLYAPFGISTCPRER from the coding sequence ATGAAGAAGAATATGGGCAATCTGGATCGCGGGATTCGAATCGTTGTCGCTCTCGTTATTGCTGTGCTCATCGCCACCGGCACCGTCAGCGGCGTGCTGGCCATCGTCCTGGGTGTATTGGCCGCGGTGTTCGCGCTGACCAGCCTCATCGGCTTCTGTCCGCTGTATGCGCCGTTTGGCATCAGCACTTGCCCGCGCGAACGTTGA
- a CDS encoding cupin, with the protein MQKIGAGYVVYGEDVESLQFDWGTLKMHNEPAVTGSQRFSSGVVIVKPGMGHARHNHPGSDEIIYVISGEIEQMIDDQPPVRLHAGASIFIPADVYHATLNVGWKPAELFIIYAPPGPERFFRTLPGCTVTPPENASQP; encoded by the coding sequence ATGCAGAAGATCGGAGCGGGGTATGTCGTTTATGGCGAAGACGTCGAGTCGCTACAGTTCGACTGGGGCACGCTGAAGATGCACAACGAGCCGGCGGTGACCGGGTCGCAGCGCTTCAGCAGCGGCGTGGTCATCGTCAAGCCGGGGATGGGCCATGCACGGCACAACCACCCCGGTAGCGACGAGATCATCTACGTCATCAGCGGCGAGATCGAACAGATGATTGACGATCAACCGCCGGTGCGGTTGCACGCCGGCGCGAGCATCTTCATCCCTGCCGATGTATATCACGCGACGCTGAACGTGGGCTGGAAGCCGGCCGAATTGTTCATCATCTACGCACCGCCTGGGCCGGAACGCTTCTTCCGCACGCTACCCGGTTGTACGGTGACGCCGCCGGAGAATGCGTCGCAGCCGTGA
- a CDS encoding myo-inositol catabolism protein IolH, whose product MLHKTQDATRNTRDEIPSLLKLYRMTIACLPRLAAFPKCYIEEIAFKRTMSLFDWIEMAQALPAEGLELYEGFLTSHDDAYLDSVGDAIAKAGFAMPMMCCSPDFTHPDADMRRRAFDHEVEMIRVTRRLGGPGATCRVLSGQRYPEVPLEQGIEWVVDVIMRLIPIAKEYDVVLGMENHYKDGAWRYPEFAQKKDVFLRIVNAIPERTHFGVQYDPSNAIVAGDDPIALLHEVKERVVSMHASDRYLAEGVTLDSLRQSDGTLGYSPHLRHGITGRGLNDYHAIFRILREVRYSRWISIEDGMNGMDEMRESLLFLHRMREEYFGC is encoded by the coding sequence GTGCTGCACAAGACGCAAGATGCAACGCGCAACACGCGAGACGAAATTCCCAGTCTGCTTAAACTCTACCGCATGACTATTGCTTGCCTTCCCCGCCTCGCTGCGTTCCCCAAGTGCTACATCGAGGAGATCGCCTTCAAGCGCACGATGTCGCTGTTCGACTGGATCGAGATGGCACAGGCGCTGCCGGCGGAGGGATTGGAGTTGTACGAGGGTTTCCTGACCAGTCACGACGACGCGTATCTCGATAGCGTCGGCGATGCCATTGCCAAAGCTGGCTTCGCGATGCCGATGATGTGCTGTTCACCCGACTTCACTCACCCCGATGCCGATATGCGCCGGCGCGCCTTCGATCACGAGGTCGAGATGATTCGCGTCACGCGCCGGCTCGGTGGGCCGGGCGCGACCTGTCGCGTGCTCAGCGGCCAGCGCTATCCTGAAGTGCCGCTTGAACAGGGCATTGAATGGGTGGTGGACGTTATCATGCGCTTGATTCCGATTGCGAAAGAATACGATGTGGTGCTGGGGATGGAGAATCACTACAAAGACGGCGCTTGGCGCTACCCCGAATTCGCGCAGAAGAAAGATGTATTTCTGCGCATCGTGAACGCTATCCCGGAGCGGACGCACTTCGGCGTTCAATATGACCCATCGAATGCCATCGTCGCCGGCGATGATCCCATCGCGCTCTTGCACGAGGTGAAAGAGCGCGTCGTCAGCATGCACGCCAGCGATCGTTACTTGGCCGAGGGCGTGACGCTCGATTCGCTGCGTCAAAGCGATGGCACGCTGGGCTATTCGCCTCATCTGCGCCACGGCATCACCGGTCGAGGGCTGAACGACTATCACGCCATCTTTCGCATCCTGCGCGAGGTGCGCTATAGCCGCTGGATTAGCATCGAGGACGGCATGAACGGCATGGACGAAATGCGCGAGTCGCTCTTGTTCCTCCATCGCATGCGCGAGGAATACTTCGGCTGCTAA
- a CDS encoding FAD-dependent oxidoreductase → MSSKARYDAVVVGAGPNGLAAAITLAQAGCAVLLIEAAETVGGGCRSAALTLPGFVHDICSAIHPLAVSSPCFRGLPLARYGLRWIQPPAPFAHPFDDGSAAIAERSLEATAERLGRDGPAYRRLMAPLVEAWDALTEDVLGPLPLPPRYFIPLARFGLRAVWPARALAKFYFRTEAARALFAGLAAHSVLPLDAPVTAAFGLVLGASAHAVGWPLAQGGSQRIADALAAHLQALGGEIITGRRVESLRELPPARAMLFDVTPRQLMRIAGDRLPPGYRRQLERYRYGAGAFKVDYALDGPIPWKAPECARAATVHLGGTLDEIAASECQVMRGQHPERPFVLLAQHTCFDPSRAPEGKHTCWAYCHVPHGSTVDMTERIEAQIERFAPGFRDRILARHVMNPAAMERYNANYIGGDINGGVQDLRQLYTRPTLHQPPYATPLAGLYICSSSTPPGGGVHGMCGYHAARVALKRMGMGRS, encoded by the coding sequence ATGAGCAGTAAGGCACGCTACGATGCTGTGGTGGTCGGCGCAGGGCCGAACGGACTGGCGGCGGCCATTACGCTGGCGCAGGCCGGCTGCGCGGTGTTGCTGATCGAGGCTGCCGAAACGGTAGGCGGCGGGTGTCGCTCAGCAGCGCTGACGCTGCCCGGCTTCGTGCACGACATCTGCTCGGCCATTCATCCGCTGGCCGTCTCCTCGCCGTGCTTCCGCGGCCTGCCGCTGGCGCGGTATGGCCTGCGCTGGATTCAGCCTCCTGCGCCGTTCGCTCATCCCTTCGACGATGGCAGCGCCGCCATCGCCGAGCGTTCGCTCGAGGCGACGGCCGAACGCCTCGGTCGGGACGGGCCGGCCTATCGCCGGCTGATGGCGCCGCTGGTGGAGGCATGGGATGCCCTGACCGAAGATGTGCTAGGCCCATTGCCCTTGCCGCCGCGCTACTTCATCCCGCTGGCGCGTTTTGGGCTGCGCGCGGTCTGGCCGGCGCGGGCGCTGGCCAAGTTCTACTTTCGCACCGAGGCTGCCCGCGCGCTGTTCGCCGGACTGGCCGCGCATTCGGTCTTGCCGCTGGATGCGCCGGTCACTGCAGCGTTCGGGCTGGTGTTGGGCGCAAGCGCGCATGCGGTGGGCTGGCCGCTGGCGCAGGGCGGCTCACAGCGGATCGCCGATGCCTTGGCCGCGCATTTGCAGGCTTTGGGGGGTGAGATCATCACCGGCCGGCGGGTCGAATCGTTGCGCGAGTTGCCGCCTGCGCGCGCCATGCTGTTCGACGTCACCCCGCGCCAGCTCATGCGCATCGCCGGCGACCGTCTGCCGCCTGGCTACCGTCGCCAACTCGAGCGCTATCGCTATGGCGCAGGCGCGTTCAAGGTGGACTACGCGCTCGATGGGCCGATTCCATGGAAGGCGCCGGAGTGCGCGCGCGCCGCGACCGTGCACCTGGGCGGCACGCTGGACGAGATCGCCGCGAGCGAGTGCCAAGTCATGCGCGGCCAACATCCCGAACGCCCATTCGTCTTGCTGGCGCAACACACCTGCTTTGATCCCAGCCGCGCACCGGAAGGCAAGCATACCTGCTGGGCATACTGCCACGTGCCTCATGGCTCAACGGTGGACATGACCGAACGCATCGAGGCGCAGATCGAGCGCTTCGCGCCGGGCTTTCGCGACCGCATCTTGGCGCGCCATGTGATGAATCCCGCAGCGATGGAGCGCTACAACGCCAACTACATTGGCGGCGACATCAACGGCGGCGTGCAGGACCTGCGCCAGCTCTACACGCGCCCGACGTTACACCAGCCGCCGTATGCCACGCCGTTGGCGGGGCTTTACATCTGCTCGTCATCCACGCCGCCAGGTGGGGGCGTGCATGGCATGTGCGGCTATCACGCTGCGCGCGTGGCGCTGAAGCGGATGGGGATGGGCCGGTCATGA
- a CDS encoding sodium:calcium antiporter: MNILTLILFVAGLGLLIAGAEALVRGASRLAAAIGISPLVIGLTVVAFGTSAPEMAVSTISALNGSADIAVGNVVGSNIFNVLFILGASALIAPLVVSQQLVRLDVPIMIGTSVLTLVFIADGVLNRLEGAVLFAGIVAYTTFLVIQSRKERNEQVQAEYEQEFGEKPKGVGGVLLNLGFVVVGLAALVVGSRWLVDGAVTIARAVGVGEVVIGLTIVAAGTSLPEVATSIIAAIKGERDIAVGNVVGSNIFNLLAVLGMAGLVAPQGLSVSPSVLRFDIWVMIAVAIACLPIFFTGLKIARWEGALFLLYYAAYTAYLILDATGNAALSILSDAMLLFVAPLTVLTLIVTVFQEIRARRRLPATPV; the protein is encoded by the coding sequence TTGAACATACTCACACTGATCCTCTTCGTTGCCGGATTGGGGTTGCTAATCGCCGGCGCCGAGGCACTGGTGCGCGGCGCATCCCGCCTGGCAGCGGCGATCGGCATCTCGCCGCTCGTTATCGGCTTGACGGTCGTGGCGTTCGGCACCAGCGCACCGGAGATGGCGGTCAGCACTATCTCGGCGTTGAACGGCAGCGCCGACATCGCCGTAGGCAACGTGGTGGGCAGCAACATCTTCAACGTGCTGTTCATCCTCGGCGCGTCGGCGTTGATCGCGCCGCTCGTCGTCTCGCAGCAACTGGTGCGCCTGGACGTGCCGATCATGATCGGCACGTCGGTGCTGACGCTGGTTTTCATCGCCGATGGGGTGCTCAACCGGCTGGAAGGCGCTGTGTTGTTTGCCGGCATCGTCGCATACACCACCTTTCTCGTCATTCAAAGTCGCAAAGAGAGAAACGAGCAAGTGCAGGCGGAGTACGAGCAAGAGTTCGGTGAAAAGCCCAAGGGCGTTGGCGGCGTGTTGCTCAACCTGGGCTTCGTCGTGGTTGGCCTGGCTGCGTTGGTGGTTGGCTCACGCTGGCTGGTAGATGGCGCGGTGACCATCGCTCGCGCCGTCGGCGTTGGCGAAGTAGTCATCGGCCTGACGATTGTAGCGGCCGGCACGTCGCTTCCCGAAGTAGCGACCTCAATCATCGCTGCCATCAAGGGGGAGCGTGACATTGCCGTGGGCAACGTGGTGGGCAGCAACATCTTCAACCTCCTGGCGGTGTTGGGGATGGCCGGCCTCGTCGCGCCACAGGGTCTGTCGGTATCCCCTTCGGTGCTCCGCTTCGACATCTGGGTGATGATCGCAGTCGCCATCGCTTGCCTGCCGATCTTTTTCACCGGCCTGAAGATCGCCCGTTGGGAAGGCGCGCTCTTTCTGTTGTATTACGCGGCCTACACGGCATACCTGATACTTGATGCGACCGGAAACGCAGCGCTGTCTATCTTGAGCGACGCGATGTTGCTGTTCGTAGCGCCGCTCACCGTGCTGACGCTGATCGTCACCGTGTTTCAGGAGATTCGCGCACGCCGGCGGCTGCCTGCCACGCCGGTTTGA
- a CDS encoding sodium:calcium antiporter, giving the protein MDLLTLILFVAGLGLLIVGAELLVRGAARLAAAAGVSPLVIGLTVVAFGTSSPELAVSVQSALAGQADIAFGNVVGSNIFNILVIIGLSALITPLVVSQQLVRLDVPVMIGVTVLATLLAQDLKIGRLEGVLLFAGLVIYTAFLFVQSRRETNVAVQQEYEQEFGERPRGPAQVVLNLTFVGIGLVMLVIGSRWLVNGAVAIARAVGVSELVIGLTIVSAGTSLPEVATSLVAAIKGERDIAVGNAVGSNIFNLLSVLALTGIVSPSGISVAPAALNFDVWVMLAVALACLPVFFTGYEISRWEGAMFVAYYAAYLAYLILAATQHDALPAFSNVMLLFVIPLTVITLAVTVYREFRARRRRAATQL; this is encoded by the coding sequence GTGGACTTATTGACTTTGATCCTGTTCGTCGCCGGATTGGGATTGCTAATCGTCGGCGCCGAGTTGCTGGTGCGCGGTGCGGCGCGGCTGGCGGCCGCGGCCGGCGTCTCACCGTTGGTGATCGGCCTCACGGTGGTCGCGTTCGGCACCAGCTCGCCGGAGCTGGCCGTGAGCGTTCAGTCGGCGCTGGCCGGACAAGCCGACATCGCCTTCGGCAACGTCGTCGGCAGCAACATCTTCAACATCCTGGTCATCATTGGGCTTTCGGCGCTGATCACGCCGTTGGTCGTGTCGCAGCAACTGGTGCGGCTCGACGTGCCGGTCATGATCGGCGTGACGGTGCTGGCCACGCTGCTTGCACAAGACCTGAAAATCGGTCGCCTGGAGGGAGTCTTGCTGTTCGCCGGACTGGTGATCTACACGGCGTTCCTGTTTGTGCAGAGCCGGCGCGAGACCAACGTTGCGGTTCAACAAGAGTATGAGCAAGAGTTCGGCGAACGTCCCCGCGGGCCGGCGCAGGTCGTGCTCAACCTCACATTCGTCGGGATTGGCTTGGTCATGCTCGTGATCGGCTCGCGCTGGCTGGTGAACGGCGCGGTGGCCATCGCGCGCGCGGTCGGCGTGAGCGAGTTGGTGATCGGGTTGACGATCGTCTCGGCCGGCACATCGCTGCCGGAGGTCGCCACGTCGCTCGTCGCTGCGATCAAAGGCGAGCGCGACATCGCCGTCGGCAACGCCGTCGGCAGCAACATTTTCAACCTGTTGTCCGTGCTGGCGCTGACCGGCATCGTGTCGCCATCCGGCATCTCCGTTGCGCCGGCGGCGCTCAACTTCGACGTATGGGTGATGCTGGCCGTCGCCCTCGCGTGCCTGCCGGTGTTCTTCACGGGCTACGAAATCTCGCGTTGGGAGGGGGCGATGTTCGTCGCCTACTACGCGGCCTACCTCGCCTATCTCATCCTCGCCGCCACACAGCATGACGCCCTGCCGGCTTTCAGCAACGTGATGCTGCTGTTCGTCATTCCGCTCACGGTGATCACGCTGGCGGTCACGGTCTATCGGGAATTCCGGGCGCGCCGGCGACGGGCGGCGACGCAGCTTTGA
- the ndhF gene encoding monovalent cation/H+ antiporter subunit A, translated as MNDALVISLVACAVGASVAGVFTASVLGQRIPTRVMGWLLAIAPAIAFVALLAQSPAVLAGQTLSWSVAWIPSLGLHFSLLLDGLSLLFALLVSGIGALVVMYAGYYFAPKHGDEKSGGGDGESDSRTTPTLHSRFPNTDARFFFYILLFMTSMLGLVLAGDVITLFVFWEGTSITSFLLVAYKSKEEDARKGAFRALFITGGGGVALLAGLVFASSIAGSTGFADILRQGDALRANALYPVMFGLIALGALTKSAQAPAHFWLPGAMSAPAPASAYLHSATMVKAGVYLLARLHPALGLTDLWFWVLSLVGLATMLIGAYVGFKQNDLKALLAYSTVSQLGILVMLIGQDTEIAFKALVVSILAHALYKSALFLITGIVDHEAGTRDLRQLGGIWRAMPATFAVAAVAALSMAGLPPLFGFLAKETLLATATHPNVPAIVDVIFPAAAVVAGALILAQAGLIVLDAFWGKPKAALHPHEAPIPMWVAPAVPAVISLAIGVLPEPEALATLLARAAAASYGAPVKVSLALWTGINIPLALSAVAVTIGAAILALRGRLRPLFTNLSGALSLEPLYAGALRTIDGLAWLVTRVQNGKLRLYLAIMLISAGLMMVTIGRLSLPTLPPLVAGPQPALAALRVFLLLVIGIAALASVLLRRDLFAIFALAASGLSIAVLMILEPAPDIALVQVVVETLTLVVLVLVLTRLPREQRERAFEFTFRQTRPSLVRDLLIALGSGAVMFAIVLTALGTRPRESQMTPFYEQNAKPLTSANDIVGAIVIDFRGFDTFVEIVVFAAAGLAIYTLLRYASRKAGDRDDDAPALDKSMLPFRGIASPITSPFVRALALLLLPFTMLLAVTHVLYGHDQPGDGFTAGVILSLGMATWYVVFGYAETKRRLPWLTPGGFIGSGLLLAIGSATAAALINGSFFSPVDFGKLLGIGFLPQGVYFSTATLFELAICLTVTGSAVLMLDTLGHPKDSDAETARQMDEIAVLRQRGEVTLDETAEIQEPEVRGQKSEVRD; from the coding sequence ATGAACGATGCGCTTGTGATCTCACTCGTCGCCTGTGCCGTTGGTGCGTCGGTCGCCGGGGTGTTCACGGCATCGGTGCTCGGGCAGCGCATTCCCACCCGCGTGATGGGCTGGCTGTTGGCGATTGCGCCGGCGATTGCGTTCGTTGCGCTGCTTGCGCAGTCGCCGGCGGTGTTGGCCGGCCAAACGCTGAGCTGGTCTGTGGCGTGGATTCCATCGTTGGGCCTACACTTTTCGCTGTTGTTGGACGGCCTCAGCCTGTTGTTCGCACTATTGGTGTCGGGCATCGGCGCGCTGGTGGTGATGTATGCGGGCTACTACTTCGCGCCGAAGCACGGAGACGAAAAGTCGGGAGGGGGGGATGGGGAGTCGGACTCGCGCACAACGCCCACTCTCCACTCCCGATTCCCGAATACCGACGCGCGCTTCTTCTTCTACATTCTGCTCTTCATGACCAGCATGCTCGGGCTGGTGCTGGCCGGTGACGTGATCACGCTGTTCGTGTTCTGGGAGGGCACCAGCATCACGTCGTTCCTATTGGTTGCCTACAAGTCTAAAGAGGAGGATGCGCGCAAGGGGGCGTTCCGCGCGTTGTTCATCACCGGAGGTGGCGGCGTTGCGCTGCTGGCCGGACTGGTCTTTGCGTCGTCCATCGCCGGCAGCACCGGCTTCGCCGACATCCTGCGCCAAGGCGACGCGCTGCGCGCCAACGCGTTGTACCCGGTCATGTTCGGCCTGATCGCGTTGGGCGCGCTGACCAAGAGCGCACAAGCGCCGGCACACTTCTGGCTGCCCGGCGCAATGAGCGCGCCTGCGCCGGCATCGGCCTATTTGCACTCGGCGACGATGGTCAAAGCCGGAGTGTACTTGCTGGCCCGGCTGCACCCTGCGCTCGGCCTCACCGACCTGTGGTTCTGGGTGCTGAGTCTGGTCGGCCTGGCCACCATGCTTATCGGCGCCTATGTCGGCTTCAAGCAAAACGACTTGAAAGCGCTACTGGCCTATTCCACCGTCAGCCAGCTCGGCATCTTAGTCATGCTGATCGGCCAAGACACCGAGATCGCCTTCAAAGCGCTGGTGGTCAGCATCTTGGCGCACGCGCTCTATAAGAGCGCGCTGTTCTTGATCACCGGCATCGTGGATCACGAGGCCGGCACGCGCGACCTGCGCCAACTAGGTGGCATCTGGCGGGCGATGCCGGCCACCTTTGCCGTTGCTGCTGTCGCTGCGCTCTCCATGGCCGGCCTGCCACCGCTGTTCGGCTTCCTGGCCAAAGAGACGTTGCTGGCCACGGCCACGCACCCCAACGTGCCGGCCATCGTGGATGTGATCTTCCCCGCAGCCGCAGTAGTGGCCGGTGCGCTGATCTTGGCACAGGCCGGCCTAATCGTTCTCGATGCCTTTTGGGGCAAGCCCAAAGCAGCACTGCACCCGCACGAAGCGCCGATCCCGATGTGGGTCGCGCCGGCCGTTCCGGCGGTCATCTCGCTGGCCATCGGCGTGTTGCCCGAGCCGGAGGCATTGGCGACGCTGCTGGCGCGCGCCGCGGCGGCCAGCTATGGTGCGCCCGTGAAGGTGTCACTGGCGTTGTGGACGGGCATCAACATTCCGCTGGCGCTGAGCGCGGTTGCCGTCACCATCGGCGCTGCAATCTTGGCGCTGCGTGGGCGCTTACGTCCGTTGTTCACGAACCTGAGCGGCGCGCTCAGCCTGGAGCCACTCTACGCAGGCGCGCTCAGGACGATTGATGGGCTAGCCTGGCTGGTGACGCGCGTGCAAAATGGCAAGCTGCGCTTGTATCTGGCGATCATGCTCATCAGCGCCGGCCTAATGATGGTGACGATCGGCCGCCTGAGCCTGCCGACGTTGCCGCCTCTCGTCGCCGGCCCGCAGCCCGCGCTGGCGGCGCTGCGCGTGTTCTTGTTGTTGGTAATCGGCATCGCGGCGCTGGCCAGCGTGTTGCTGCGACGCGACCTGTTCGCCATCTTCGCGCTGGCAGCCTCGGGGCTGAGCATCGCCGTGTTGATGATCCTGGAGCCGGCGCCCGACATCGCGTTGGTGCAGGTCGTCGTCGAGACGCTGACGCTGGTCGTGCTGGTGCTGGTGCTCACGCGCCTACCACGCGAACAACGCGAGCGCGCCTTCGAATTCACCTTCCGCCAGACCCGCCCCAGTTTGGTGCGCGACTTACTAATCGCACTGGGCAGCGGCGCAGTCATGTTCGCCATCGTGCTCACGGCGCTGGGCACGCGCCCACGCGAGTCACAGATGACGCCGTTCTACGAGCAAAACGCCAAGCCGCTCACCAGCGCCAACGACATCGTTGGGGCGATCGTGATTGACTTCCGCGGGTTCGACACCTTCGTGGAAATTGTTGTCTTCGCCGCGGCTGGCCTGGCGATCTATACCCTGCTGCGCTACGCCTCGCGCAAAGCCGGCGACCGCGACGACGATGCGCCGGCGTTGGACAAGAGCATGCTGCCCTTCCGCGGCATCGCCAGCCCGATCACCTCGCCGTTCGTGCGCGCGCTGGCGTTGTTGCTCTTGCCATTCACCATGCTGCTGGCCGTCACGCACGTGCTATATGGGCACGACCAACCCGGCGACGGCTTTACAGCGGGCGTGATCCTCAGCCTGGGTATGGCAACGTGGTATGTGGTGTTCGGCTATGCCGAGACCAAACGACGGCTGCCGTGGTTGACGCCGGGCGGCTTTATCGGGTCTGGCCTATTGCTGGCCATTGGATCGGCTACGGCGGCAGCGCTCATCAACGGGTCGTTCTTCTCGCCGGTGGACTTCGGCAAGTTGCTGGGCATCGGCTTCCTGCCACAGGGCGTGTATTTCAGCACGGCCACGCTGTTCGAGCTGGCGATCTGCTTGACCGTCACCGGCAGTGCCGTGCTGATGCTGGACACGCTCGGCCACCCAAAAGACAGTGACGCCGAAACGGCCCGCCAGATGGACGAGATCGCCGTGCTGCGACAGCGCGGCGAAGTGACGCTCGACGAAACTGCGGAAATTCAGGAACCGGAGGTCAGAGGTCAGAAGTCAGAAGTTAGAGATTAG
- a CDS encoding cation:proton antiporter, with amino-acid sequence MDVLLALTISGLFAVGVFQLLRRNLIRSAIGMAIVSNAINLFLLAAGAYRGEVAAYVNEVGQRSDALPQALILTAIVIGMGGFAMVLSMLYVLSVRYKTSDSDEVKGLTH; translated from the coding sequence ATGGATGTTTTGCTTGCTCTTACGATCAGTGGATTGTTTGCCGTTGGCGTGTTTCAACTGTTGCGCCGCAATCTGATCCGCTCGGCCATCGGCATGGCCATCGTGTCGAACGCGATCAACCTGTTCCTGTTGGCGGCGGGCGCATATCGCGGCGAAGTAGCCGCCTATGTCAATGAGGTCGGCCAGCGCAGCGACGCATTGCCGCAGGCGCTCATCCTCACCGCTATCGTCATCGGCATGGGGGGCTTCGCCATGGTGTTGTCCATGCTGTATGTGTTGTCGGTGCGCTACAAGACCAGCGACAGCGACGAGGTGAAGGGATTGACCCATTGA